In the Pelorhabdus rhamnosifermentans genome, CGGCCCGATCACACCGGCAATTGCCATAACACTAGTTAATAAACCTTGAAATTTCCCTCTTTCAGCAGGTGAAAATACATCGGCAATAACTGCCGATGCATTAGCAGATATCATGCCTCCTCCAACTCCCTGTAAACTCCTGAAAACAATTAATTGCAGCATGGTCATTGAAGCACCACTTAGTATTGACCCAATCAGGAATAGCATTATGCCAAATATATAAAAAAATTTTCTTCCGTACATATCTGCGAGTTTCCCGAAAACCGGTATGGATACAATTGAAGCTAGCATATAAGCGGTGAATACCCAACTTACGTATTCCATTCCACCTATAGATGCTACAATTTGGGGCATAGCCGTGCTTATAACCGTAGTATCTACAAATATTAAAAATACTCCTACCAAGACCCCTGCTAATACAATCATTTTTCTTTTTTTACCGATTTCCCCATACATGTACCATTACTCCTTCGCTGGACGTTATTTTCCTCAACTTCTTTAACTCTATTCGAATAATACTTAATTGAGGTTTTTTCATAATTTAATTTTATGATGAAAAAAAGGAGAACCCACAACATCTAGAATTATAAAGTGCTTAAATACACTATATAATGTTGGATAACTCTAGATAAATTATAAATTTTTTTCAATTAATATATCATTTATCTTTTGTACCACTTGAATCATATCGTCATTAATAAAAAAATGTCCACCATTAAACTCATAAAAGTCACACTTTTTGTTTGTATAATTTTTCCATCCGCGAATATCATATTCTTGAACTTCAGGATCATTGTTACCACTAAAAACAGATATATCGAAATTCCATTTGTCCATTCCGGAATATTTATAGGTTTCTATAAGTTTATAGTCAGCCCTTAATATGGGCATAAAAATATTGAAAAACTCCGTATTTTGAATTACTTCTTCAGGAATCCCACCTAGCTTTATTATTTCATCTTTAAACCTATCATCAACAAGAGTATGAAGAATTTTAGTTTCCCTAATATGTGGTGGAAATCTTCCTGACATGAATATGTGTAAAGGATCACTAAATTCCATTTGATGTATTTTTCTTATTAATTCATATATAACGAGCGTTCCCATACTATGCCCAAAAATAGCATAATATGAACCATCCAACTCTTTACTCATAATTTTAAATAAATCATCAACAGTATCCTCAATATTGTCAAACAATTGTAATCCAAACCTTTTTCCTCTACCTGACATCTCTAATGGATATAGTTCAATAATTTTATGTAGGTATTTACTCCACTTTGTATAAACCATAGCCGTGCCACCCGCATAGGGAAGGCAAAAAAGTTTTATCTTCTTTTTCATTTATTTTCTTCCCCCTCCATAAAAGAATTCTAACTTGAAAATTTCATCTTCAATTATTTGCATTTTCTAATAAGCACCAAGATTAAAAGCGTGAGATTTGTGGTTTCACTGGCGTGACCCTTTATGGATCAACTTTGTACTGCAAAGTTGATTTTTCTTCCCCTTTTTCTTCAGAAATCGTTTCTTCTCGTATCCGGTAAATTCTTTTAAAAGTCGGTACATCGTCGTAAGTCCCAACAATGATG is a window encoding:
- a CDS encoding thioesterase II family protein gives rise to the protein MKKKIKLFCLPYAGGTAMVYTKWSKYLHKIIELYPLEMSGRGKRFGLQLFDNIEDTVDDLFKIMSKELDGSYYAIFGHSMGTLVIYELIRKIHQMEFSDPLHIFMSGRFPPHIRETKILHTLVDDRFKDEIIKLGGIPEEVIQNTEFFNIFMPILRADYKLIETYKYSGMDKWNFDISVFSGNNDPEVQEYDIRGWKNYTNKKCDFYEFNGGHFFINDDMIQVVQKINDILIEKNL